The following coding sequences are from one Polynucleobacter sp. JS-JIR-II-50 window:
- the mog gene encoding molybdopterin adenylyltransferase translates to MKHTEALKRNSPNEVKIGLISISDRASKGVYQDEGIPALQTWLLKAISNPCVFHERLIADESEAITESIVELVDELGCDLVLTTGGTGPSRRDVTPEATREAGTREMPGFGEQMRQISLSFVPTAILSRQTAVLREIDGHAALVINLPGQPKAIAETLEGLKDENGKSIVPGIFAAVPYCIDLIGGPYIETNETVIKVFRPKSALKKTGA, encoded by the coding sequence ATGAAGCATACAGAAGCCCTAAAACGAAACAGCCCTAACGAGGTCAAAATTGGCCTGATTTCCATCTCAGATCGCGCCAGTAAAGGCGTCTATCAGGATGAAGGCATTCCCGCCCTGCAAACCTGGCTTCTGAAGGCCATTAGCAATCCCTGTGTTTTTCATGAACGCCTCATTGCCGATGAATCTGAAGCCATTACCGAGTCAATCGTTGAGCTAGTAGACGAACTAGGCTGCGATCTAGTCCTCACTACAGGTGGCACTGGCCCCTCCAGGAGGGATGTCACCCCTGAGGCTACTCGTGAAGCCGGCACTCGAGAGATGCCTGGTTTTGGCGAGCAAATGCGTCAAATTAGCTTAAGTTTTGTGCCAACTGCCATCCTATCTAGACAGACAGCCGTCCTCAGAGAAATTGATGGTCATGCCGCACTGGTCATTAACCTGCCCGGACAACCTAAGGCAATTGCAGAAACGCTTGAAGGCCTGAAAGACGAGAACGGCAAGTCCATTGTTCCCGGCATCTTTGCTGCAGTGCCTTACTGCATTGATTTAATTGGCGGCCCCTATATCGAGACTAACGAAACTGTCATTAAAGTCTTTAGACCAAAAAGTGCTCTTAAGAAAACTGGGGCTTGA
- a CDS encoding CobD/CbiB family protein — MTFFSILFALIAEQYRPVTSSHWIARVCARWLDWVAAEFGGKTEGGASPIGARMACLVAFILPTFLVFIVYVTCMVTYPILGFLWNIVIAYLFFGFRQFSHSFTAVHEAIEAHDLPAARTALGEWYGPELDTSNLSETEVISLALERAIIGSHHHVFGVLFWFMMPMGPAGVVLYRLADIASQRWSERGDFNLGESARHFFYVLDWVPARITAMGFAIVGNFEGAVYGWRYLTQKWSDSLSAVILAAGSGALGVRLGEPMSEPDSDEALRMAEAGEPVIYEVGLEPTERTMRSAVGLVWRLVIAWMALLLMLTIALWLG, encoded by the coding sequence ATGACTTTCTTTTCTATTCTCTTCGCCCTTATTGCTGAGCAATACCGCCCAGTCACTTCAAGTCATTGGATTGCGCGTGTATGTGCCCGCTGGTTAGATTGGGTCGCTGCTGAGTTCGGTGGTAAGACTGAAGGCGGTGCAAGCCCAATAGGCGCTCGTATGGCTTGCTTGGTAGCCTTCATACTGCCAACTTTTTTAGTCTTCATTGTGTACGTCACTTGTATGGTGACTTATCCAATCTTAGGTTTTCTTTGGAACATCGTCATTGCTTATTTGTTTTTTGGCTTTCGTCAGTTCAGTCATTCTTTTACTGCGGTGCATGAAGCAATTGAAGCGCATGACTTGCCTGCTGCTCGTACTGCCTTAGGTGAGTGGTATGGCCCAGAATTAGATACCTCCAATCTTTCCGAGACGGAAGTGATTTCTTTGGCACTAGAACGCGCCATCATTGGTTCACACCACCATGTGTTTGGTGTGTTGTTCTGGTTCATGATGCCAATGGGCCCGGCTGGTGTTGTGCTCTACCGCTTAGCTGATATTGCCTCTCAACGTTGGTCAGAGCGTGGTGACTTTAACCTCGGCGAATCTGCCCGTCATTTCTTCTACGTATTGGATTGGGTTCCTGCGCGTATTACCGCGATGGGCTTTGCCATTGTTGGTAACTTCGAAGGCGCTGTATATGGCTGGCGCTATCTCACGCAAAAGTGGTCAGACTCTTTGTCTGCAGTAATTTTGGCAGCAGGCAGCGGTGCATTGGGTGTGCGTCTTGGTGAACCAATGAGTGAGCCTGATAGTGATGAAGCTTTGCGTATGGCTGAAGCCGGTGAGCCGGTTATTTATGAAGTAGGTCTTGAGCCTACTGAGCGTACGATGCGCTCTGCCGTAGGATTGGTATGGCGCTTAGTTATCGCTTGGATGGCTTTGTTGCTAATGCTGACCATCGCTCTTTGGCTTGGCTAA
- a CDS encoding TRAP transporter substrate-binding protein, translating to MQRRSFLKKATIGAGAAALAAPSLAQSLPTLNWRLVSSFPKSLDTLFGTPEVFSNALRKATDGKFNVKVFAAGEVVPALQVLDAVQNGTVECGHTASYYYLGKNSAFIFDTAAPFGLTARQQSAWMLHGNGMKLMRELYASYNIVNFLGGQTGTQMGGWFRKEIKSPEDLKGLKFRIAGFAGQVLAKLGVVPQQLPAGEIYSALEKGTIDAAEFVGPYDDEKLGLAKVAKNYYYPAFWEGAAGLSFLVNKKQWDSLPPAYQAAWEAACFEAHTDMCAKYDALNPPALQRLLQNGAVLRKFNTSILEACFKASQETYAEESAKNPQFKKIFEDYRAFRNMEAQWFNVAEQAFAQYSFSKKL from the coding sequence ATGCAAAGACGTTCATTTTTAAAGAAAGCCACTATTGGTGCCGGAGCTGCGGCCTTAGCGGCGCCATCGCTTGCACAAAGTTTACCAACTCTAAATTGGCGTCTGGTTTCAAGCTTCCCTAAATCATTAGATACTTTATTTGGTACTCCTGAGGTATTCTCTAACGCTTTGCGTAAGGCTACTGACGGAAAATTTAACGTCAAGGTATTTGCAGCTGGTGAAGTAGTTCCAGCGCTTCAGGTATTGGATGCTGTACAAAACGGCACCGTAGAGTGTGGGCACACTGCGAGTTATTACTATCTTGGTAAAAACAGCGCCTTTATCTTTGATACTGCTGCACCATTTGGCCTAACCGCTCGCCAACAATCTGCTTGGATGCTTCATGGTAATGGCATGAAGTTAATGCGTGAACTCTATGCCAGTTACAACATTGTGAATTTCTTAGGCGGTCAAACTGGTACGCAAATGGGTGGCTGGTTTCGAAAAGAAATTAAATCACCAGAAGACCTCAAGGGCCTGAAATTCCGTATCGCTGGATTTGCAGGGCAGGTACTCGCAAAACTCGGCGTGGTGCCACAACAGCTCCCCGCCGGCGAGATTTATTCCGCTTTAGAAAAAGGCACGATTGATGCTGCTGAATTTGTTGGGCCCTATGACGACGAAAAGTTGGGTCTAGCAAAGGTAGCTAAGAATTACTACTACCCCGCCTTCTGGGAGGGTGCCGCCGGACTTTCTTTCTTGGTCAATAAAAAGCAGTGGGATTCTTTGCCGCCTGCCTATCAAGCAGCATGGGAGGCAGCTTGTTTCGAAGCGCATACCGATATGTGCGCAAAGTACGATGCGCTTAATCCACCTGCATTGCAACGCCTCCTGCAAAACGGTGCCGTACTTCGTAAGTTCAACACTTCCATTTTGGAGGCATGCTTTAAAGCAAGTCAAGAGACGTATGCGGAGGAGTCTGCCAAGAATCCGCAATTTAAAAAGATTTTTGAGGACTATCGTGCATTTAGAAACATGGAAGCGCAGTGGTTTAATGTGGCTGAGCAAGCATTTGCTCAATATAGTTTCAGCAAGAAACTTTGA
- a CDS encoding M48 family metallopeptidase, which translates to MTFTIVFLIAFIASFGLRHWLSQRQIRYVAQHRNAVPADFAEKVTLAEHQKAADYTIAKLRLGILENGVSAIILIGFTLLGGLQILNMALLQFLGEGIVQQIALLVSVVIISGLIDMPFSWYKQFHLEERFGFNRMSKRLFFTDMIKGMAVGGAIGIPLLWVILTLMSKAGDLWWLWAWAVLTAFSLLMQWIFPTFIAPLFNKFQALEDGPLKTQIEALLKRCDFASQGLFVMDGSKRSAHGNAFFAGMGKAKRIVFFDTLIEKLNPGEVEAVLAHELGHFKCKHIRKRLLVSFALSFAMFALLGWISTRAWFYTDLGVMPNLNGYNGGLALALFMLVSPVFSFFFTPLSSLASRKHEYEADGFAAEKSSAKDLIAALVKLYQDNASTLTPDPIYTAFYSSHPPAPLRIANLQRFSS; encoded by the coding sequence ATGACATTCACAATTGTTTTTCTAATTGCCTTTATTGCTAGCTTTGGCTTACGCCATTGGCTCTCCCAACGTCAAATTCGCTATGTGGCACAGCATCGCAATGCCGTCCCCGCAGATTTCGCTGAAAAAGTGACTTTAGCTGAACATCAAAAAGCAGCTGACTACACCATCGCTAAATTGCGTCTTGGCATTTTAGAGAATGGAGTCAGCGCCATCATTTTAATTGGCTTCACCTTATTGGGTGGCCTACAGATCCTGAACATGGCATTACTGCAATTTTTAGGTGAGGGTATTGTTCAACAAATTGCCCTGCTAGTTTCCGTCGTGATCATTTCCGGCCTGATTGATATGCCTTTCTCCTGGTACAAGCAGTTCCATTTAGAGGAACGCTTTGGTTTTAACCGCATGAGTAAAAGACTATTCTTCACAGATATGATTAAAGGAATGGCAGTAGGCGGCGCCATTGGTATTCCATTGCTCTGGGTCATCCTGACCTTGATGTCTAAGGCCGGTGATTTATGGTGGCTTTGGGCATGGGCAGTGTTGACAGCATTTAGCTTGCTCATGCAGTGGATCTTCCCCACCTTTATTGCACCCCTCTTCAATAAGTTTCAAGCCTTAGAGGATGGGCCTTTAAAAACACAGATTGAAGCACTGCTAAAACGTTGCGACTTTGCGAGCCAGGGCCTGTTTGTGATGGATGGCAGTAAACGCAGCGCTCACGGCAATGCATTCTTTGCCGGTATGGGTAAAGCTAAGCGCATTGTATTTTTTGACACCTTGATTGAGAAACTTAATCCAGGCGAAGTCGAGGCGGTGCTCGCCCATGAGCTTGGTCATTTCAAGTGCAAACATATTCGCAAACGTCTCTTGGTCTCGTTCGCCCTCAGCTTTGCGATGTTTGCTCTCTTGGGCTGGATCAGCACTAGAGCCTGGTTCTATACAGACTTAGGCGTGATGCCTAACCTCAATGGTTATAACGGTGGCCTTGCATTGGCACTCTTTATGCTGGTCTCTCCAGTCTTTAGTTTTTTCTTTACACCACTTTCTAGCTTAGCCTCACGCAAGCACGAGTACGAAGCGGATGGATTTGCCGCCGAGAAATCTTCCGCAAAAGATTTAATCGCTGCGCTAGTCAAGCTATATCAAGATAATGCCTCGACCCTCACGCCCGATCCGATCTATACAGCTTTCTATAGCTCGCATCCACCTGCGCCCTTGCGCATTGCTAACTTACAGCGGTTTAGCTCATAA
- the pmbA gene encoding metalloprotease PmbA, whose product MFTYTSNQFQEIIDFMLKEAKRRGASDAVAEVSEGQGLSVTVRKGEVETIEQSLDKQVGVTVFLGHHRGNASTSDFSKASLKATVDAAYHIAQHTAEDLCAGPAEAELLEKNPLDLDLFHPWNIDAAAAVEIARSAEGAAFSVSKQIHNSDGASVSAHHAHFMMGTSHGFMGGYPFSRHYISCAPIASEGGKKAHMQRDDWYSSSRIPEELADPAAIGTYAAQRALSRLKARSLTTRRCPVIFEAPLAAGLLGGLVQAVSGGALYRRSSFLLDSLGKQVLPKHISLFEDPHLKSMTGSAPFDEEGVKTSARTVVNKGILEGYFLSTYSARKLGMKTTGNAGGSHHLTLQSKKTPKGGLPALLKEMGTGLLVTELMGQGVNYVTGDYSRGAFGYWVENGVIQYPVEGITIAGNLRDMLMDIQLIGSDALIRGTKETGSILLGSMTVGGK is encoded by the coding sequence ATGTTTACATACACATCCAACCAGTTTCAAGAAATCATCGATTTCATGCTTAAAGAGGCCAAAAGAAGGGGTGCCTCAGATGCCGTAGCGGAGGTTTCAGAGGGTCAGGGCCTCTCCGTTACTGTTCGTAAGGGTGAGGTCGAGACTATCGAGCAAAGCCTGGATAAGCAAGTGGGGGTCACCGTATTTTTGGGTCATCACCGCGGTAACGCCAGCACTAGCGATTTCTCTAAAGCATCATTAAAGGCAACGGTAGATGCTGCCTATCACATCGCACAACACACGGCAGAGGATCTATGTGCAGGTCCGGCTGAGGCTGAGCTCTTAGAAAAAAATCCGCTGGATTTAGATTTGTTTCATCCATGGAATATTGATGCAGCTGCTGCTGTAGAAATCGCACGTAGTGCTGAGGGCGCGGCATTTTCAGTGAGCAAACAAATTCATAATAGTGATGGTGCATCAGTATCCGCACACCATGCGCATTTCATGATGGGCACGTCACATGGATTTATGGGCGGCTATCCTTTTTCTCGTCACTATATTTCTTGTGCGCCTATCGCTAGCGAAGGTGGCAAGAAGGCTCACATGCAACGTGACGATTGGTACTCCAGCTCTCGCATTCCTGAGGAATTGGCCGATCCTGCTGCGATCGGAACATATGCAGCTCAGCGAGCCTTGTCGCGTCTTAAGGCTAGATCTTTAACTACTCGACGTTGCCCAGTGATCTTTGAAGCGCCCCTCGCTGCAGGTTTATTGGGCGGCCTAGTGCAAGCTGTTTCAGGTGGCGCTTTGTATCGCCGCTCCAGCTTTCTGCTTGATAGCTTGGGCAAGCAAGTGTTACCTAAGCACATCAGCTTGTTTGAAGATCCGCATCTGAAGTCAATGACTGGTAGTGCGCCATTTGATGAAGAGGGTGTTAAAACTTCTGCCAGAACAGTGGTGAATAAAGGAATACTCGAAGGTTATTTTTTATCGACTTATTCTGCGCGCAAGTTGGGTATGAAAACCACTGGAAATGCTGGCGGATCGCATCACCTGACTTTACAAAGCAAGAAAACGCCTAAGGGTGGCTTACCTGCACTATTAAAAGAAATGGGTACAGGTTTATTAGTCACGGAATTAATGGGCCAGGGTGTTAATTATGTGACAGGTGATTATTCACGAGGCGCATTTGGCTACTGGGTTGAGAATGGAGTTATTCAATATCCTGTTGAAGGGATCACCATTGCCGGTAATTTACGCGACATGCTGATGGATATTCAGTTAATTGGTAGTGATGCTCTTATTCGTGGCACCAAAGAAACGGGATCTATTTTGCTGGGCTCAATGACAGTTGGTGGAAAATAA
- the rsgA gene encoding ribosome small subunit-dependent GTPase A, producing the protein MEQFHALLIASYGRHYLAQRLIADAAGQESPDGPLIQVSTPAKQHIGAVGDRMLLEMTSADQARIIQIEPRENLLYRSDAFKSKLIASNVDQILVVLATQPAFSPDLLGRAVVAAEANQIGLHILLNKCDLKDNLEHARKIIAPYARMGYQVSEVSAKFDPASIDSLQSALKGKVSVFVGQSGMGKSSLLNAWIPNAAALTQEYSVRLDTGKHTTTACRYFELPEAWGRDETGRLGALIDSPGFQEFGLAHMSVSELQHAFREFKDLLGKCRFHNCAHLTEPDCAVREAVDRNEIAPERLALFRQLHSDSKTADVQIQGISQAKERWSALATKPSKR; encoded by the coding sequence ATGGAGCAATTTCATGCGCTACTCATTGCCTCCTACGGAAGGCATTATTTAGCGCAGCGTTTAATTGCAGATGCTGCTGGCCAAGAATCACCCGATGGCCCATTAATACAAGTCAGCACACCAGCTAAGCAACATATCGGCGCTGTGGGTGACCGCATGTTGCTTGAGATGACTTCGGCTGATCAAGCCCGCATTATTCAAATTGAGCCCCGAGAAAATCTCCTCTATCGCTCGGATGCATTCAAGAGCAAGTTGATTGCATCGAATGTGGATCAAATCTTAGTAGTACTAGCTACTCAACCCGCTTTCTCACCAGACCTATTGGGAAGAGCGGTAGTAGCTGCTGAAGCCAATCAAATTGGCCTACATATTTTGCTCAACAAGTGTGACCTTAAAGACAATCTTGAGCACGCTCGCAAAATCATTGCGCCCTATGCTCGCATGGGATATCAAGTCAGCGAAGTTTCCGCCAAGTTTGACCCAGCCTCAATCGATTCCTTGCAGTCCGCCCTAAAGGGGAAAGTCTCCGTCTTTGTAGGCCAATCAGGAATGGGTAAGTCCAGCCTATTAAATGCCTGGATACCGAATGCTGCCGCACTGACCCAAGAATATTCTGTACGCTTAGATACCGGCAAACACACCACTACCGCATGCCGTTATTTTGAACTACCTGAGGCTTGGGGCAGAGATGAGACAGGTAGGCTTGGTGCCCTCATTGATTCACCGGGCTTTCAGGAGTTTGGTTTGGCGCACATGTCTGTTAGCGAATTGCAGCACGCCTTTAGGGAATTTAAAGACTTGCTAGGTAAGTGTCGCTTTCATAACTGCGCGCATTTGACTGAGCCAGATTGCGCAGTACGTGAAGCAGTAGACAGAAATGAAATAGCGCCAGAAAGACTGGCGCTATTTAGACAGCTGCACTCAGATTCAAAAACGGCTGATGTACAAATTCAGGGAATTAGCCAAGCCAAAGAGCGATGGTCAGCATTAGCAACAAAGCCATCCAAGCGATAA
- a CDS encoding NRAMP family divalent metal transporter: MNLSEIWVRIKQHPLSRVGPGMVTGVADDDPSGIVTYSQAGAQFGLNMLWTMPFAYPLMSTIQVLCARIGRVTGRGLSANMKLAFPPVVLVTLVLLLLIANVLNIAADIAAMGEVAQLVTGVNWHIMTGIFVLLTLVLQILIPYRHYVFFLKWLSLSLLAYGAVLFTVHIPWGDVIWSTFFPQLTWSADSAAVVVGIFGTTISPYLFFWQSSQEVEDMNLRGQPSLLEQNNPEIVTAELRRIHWDTWSGMLYSNVAAYCIILATAVTLHAAGIRDINTAAQAASALRPLAGEFTFLLFALGILGVGLMGVPVLAGSAAYALSEVFGWRSSLEDSATQASKFYAIIALSVLIALAIQYSPISPMKALFWSAVINGIVAVPLMVAIMVLSSKQSVMGAHVASLSMRILGWLATGFMAVAAAYLFIAW, encoded by the coding sequence ATGAATCTCTCGGAAATCTGGGTCCGCATTAAGCAGCATCCTTTATCCCGAGTGGGTCCGGGTATGGTTACAGGTGTTGCTGATGATGATCCTAGTGGGATCGTCACTTACTCTCAAGCGGGCGCGCAGTTTGGTTTGAATATGCTTTGGACAATGCCATTTGCATATCCTTTGATGTCGACAATTCAAGTCTTATGTGCTCGTATCGGTAGGGTGACTGGCCGTGGTTTATCCGCCAATATGAAGTTGGCTTTTCCGCCGGTTGTATTGGTTACTCTAGTTTTGCTGCTGTTGATTGCCAATGTTCTCAATATCGCTGCAGATATTGCTGCGATGGGTGAGGTGGCACAGTTAGTTACGGGTGTTAATTGGCACATCATGACCGGTATCTTTGTATTGTTGACTTTGGTTTTGCAGATACTGATTCCTTATCGCCACTATGTTTTCTTTTTGAAGTGGTTATCACTTTCCCTACTGGCATATGGTGCTGTCCTTTTTACGGTGCATATTCCTTGGGGTGATGTGATCTGGAGTACCTTCTTCCCTCAGCTGACCTGGAGTGCAGATTCGGCTGCAGTAGTGGTTGGTATCTTTGGCACTACTATCAGCCCCTATTTATTTTTTTGGCAATCCTCCCAGGAAGTGGAGGACATGAACTTGCGTGGGCAACCAAGCCTGCTCGAACAAAACAATCCTGAGATAGTTACTGCAGAGCTTAGAAGAATTCATTGGGATACATGGAGTGGCATGCTGTACTCCAATGTGGCTGCGTACTGCATTATTCTCGCTACAGCAGTAACGCTTCATGCTGCAGGCATACGCGATATCAATACTGCTGCTCAAGCAGCATCAGCATTGAGACCTCTTGCCGGAGAATTTACTTTTCTACTTTTTGCGCTGGGGATCTTGGGCGTCGGGCTGATGGGTGTGCCCGTTCTTGCTGGTTCGGCTGCCTATGCTTTGTCAGAAGTATTTGGCTGGCGCTCTAGTCTGGAAGATAGCGCTACCCAAGCAAGCAAGTTTTACGCCATCATTGCCTTGAGCGTCTTGATTGCTCTAGCGATTCAATACTCACCCATTAGTCCAATGAAGGCCTTGTTTTGGAGTGCGGTGATTAATGGGATTGTCGCTGTACCACTCATGGTGGCCATTATGGTTTTGTCATCAAAACAGTCTGTGATGGGGGCTCATGTCGCCTCTTTGAGTATGAGGATTCTGGGATGGCTGGCGACAGGTTTTATGGCTGTAGCCGCTGCCTACTTATTCATAGCTTGGTAA
- a CDS encoding sulfite exporter TauE/SafE family protein — protein MLDLLFTPLVQSFHAHSLAFFVCAVISVIILGISKSGFGAGLGTLSLPLMASQSPINEALAIMLPLLIVIDLVGLRRYIQNANWNILKIVIPPAIVGLLLGMIFFTAITPQVLTLSIGIFTLLFLIQNLAMSRIEAKETKSYPWLGRAMGLTSGFTSFVAHIGGPPITVYMLREKLLPMVYTSTLGVYFTAMNFGKLGPYAYLNLLNFQQLATSIILLPCVPVGVYFGFYLAKRISMKWYYRTVRFFLLIASIKLISDGLI, from the coding sequence ATGCTTGATTTACTCTTTACCCCCTTGGTGCAATCTTTTCACGCACATTCACTTGCTTTTTTTGTTTGTGCGGTCATTAGCGTCATCATTCTGGGTATATCAAAAAGCGGTTTTGGTGCTGGGCTTGGCACTCTCTCACTACCTTTGATGGCTAGCCAATCTCCAATTAATGAAGCTTTAGCAATTATGTTGCCGCTCTTAATTGTGATTGATTTAGTGGGTTTGCGTCGATACATTCAGAATGCGAACTGGAATATTCTTAAGATTGTTATTCCGCCAGCCATAGTAGGTCTTTTATTGGGAATGATTTTCTTTACTGCAATTACCCCTCAGGTATTAACGCTTTCAATCGGTATTTTTACCCTCCTCTTTTTGATTCAGAATCTTGCTATGTCTCGCATAGAGGCGAAGGAGACAAAGTCCTATCCCTGGCTTGGGCGGGCTATGGGCTTGACGTCTGGATTTACTTCCTTTGTTGCGCATATTGGTGGGCCACCGATTACGGTGTATATGCTGAGAGAAAAGCTCTTACCAATGGTTTATACCTCGACCTTAGGAGTCTATTTTACGGCCATGAATTTTGGCAAGCTCGGGCCTTATGCCTATTTGAACCTGCTGAATTTCCAGCAGCTTGCAACTTCTATCATCTTGTTACCTTGTGTGCCTGTCGGGGTCTACTTTGGCTTTTATCTTGCCAAAAGAATCTCAATGAAATGGTATTACCGAACAGTAAGATTCTTTTTACTGATTGCCAGCATCAAGTTAATTTCGGATGGGCTTATTTAG
- the orn gene encoding oligoribonuclease codes for MSEQTNTTATAAVIAATKTAPANEHLIWVDMEMSGLNPETERILEIAIIVTDAHLNTIATAPVWVVHQDDAVLDAMDAWNKGTHGRSGLIDKVKASTLDEATVEAECIAFLKKYIKAGIAPMCGNTIGQDRRFMAKYMPKLEAYFHYRNIDVSTLKELCKRWHPELVKGFTKNQAHTALADIEESIEELKYYREKFIVPLPQ; via the coding sequence ATGAGCGAGCAAACTAACACTACGGCCACAGCAGCAGTCATAGCGGCAACCAAGACAGCACCAGCGAATGAACACCTTATTTGGGTGGATATGGAGATGTCAGGCCTAAACCCGGAAACCGAACGGATTCTGGAAATTGCCATCATCGTGACAGATGCCCACCTCAATACTATTGCCACTGCACCGGTCTGGGTGGTGCATCAGGATGATGCCGTTTTGGATGCTATGGATGCCTGGAATAAAGGCACACATGGGCGCTCTGGTTTGATCGACAAAGTGAAGGCATCCACTCTAGATGAGGCAACAGTGGAGGCAGAATGCATTGCCTTCTTGAAAAAATACATTAAGGCTGGCATTGCTCCAATGTGCGGCAATACGATTGGCCAAGATAGACGCTTTATGGCGAAGTACATGCCGAAGTTAGAGGCTTACTTTCATTATCGAAATATTGATGTATCTACTTTGAAAGAACTTTGCAAGCGTTGGCATCCAGAGTTGGTGAAGGGTTTTACTAAGAATCAGGCTCACACAGCATTGGCGGACATAGAAGAGTCTATCGAAGAGCTGAAGTATTACCGCGAGAAGTTTATTGTGCCTTTACCTCAGTGA